From the genome of Bactrocera oleae isolate idBacOlea1 chromosome 2, idBacOlea1, whole genome shotgun sequence, one region includes:
- the ema gene encoding protein CLEC16A homolog, with protein MFRSRSWFGGNWNRPKNRLSLDHLKYLYSILEKNTTVSESNRGLLVESLRCIAEILIWGDQHDSSVFDFFLEKNMLSYFLHIMRQKSGGSSFVCVQLLQTLNILFENIRNETSLYYLLSNNHVNSIIVHKFDFSDEDVMGYYILFLKTLSLKLNTHTIHFFYNEHTNDFPLYTEAIKFFNHPESMVRIAVRTISLNVYKVQNASMLRFIRDKTAAPYFSNLVWFIGKHILELDTCVRTDIDHQSNQKLSNLVAEHLDHLHYLNDILLLEIDDLNAVLTEHLLHKLFVPLYIFSLTPAPPPTSLAVVTQNLAAVLNRPVDIDIQEINNPRVSSIVALYLLSLVFLVITHAPLVHALAWVILNGDHSVFKEGAAEILNAYVEHRLIIVPGFGEPRESLEQALETVGANSTSHSYDTDNLNTLEASNATSSVLDAAVTNATATTSNTITTVEECAASDMCRISLETASVAAQAVLNNAKLANITDEEKEKIQKLAQPTRAFNELNRPFLEMVLSALDCTENDYLALLSLCLIYAMAYNRGVKNDWFEQVLSQTAKGPYSYKTELIERLLHIITLSNQPSCRIRLITIEIALQLLITFTKPYTDDACITEAQRDALFSARNQSMVVLRNFYKSEDIFLDLFEDEFNEMRKTNLNVEFLCMDSTILLPPTGTPLTGINFTRRLPCGEVEKARRAIRDFFLLRKTCQQFLNEKETLLPLTNTMNLVQVDNVLDLNNSDLIACTVITKESTKQRRFLVIDSLQLILVEPDAKLLGWGVAKFVGFLQDVEVVGDKDDSRCLHITVHRGGATHNRTPLLSAKFLFDDHIRCMAAKQRLTKGRSKARQKKMYQIAQLIEMPGQVIDSPVYAVAGLRAGSVASNSSRSSRDHRPILSTTNRVPGFAAALKRDTNNAGGVCRIQMAQNRSIEGIRNESTGRPRRRNSNSSSHSSTSQNRDANSSPGREHTPRSSRANSQSRGATHSRDNSPRMPRPRSEEIPLEDFQHSRNNSPHSRANSSHLNTPTRAHTPSRALNYEPIAVTVHNGTPHDTHSPAAHHATQLSVPIAKEVLVPVASSEETSFIGNEEAASSEQRRRGIIETV; from the exons ATGTTTCGGAGTAGAAGTTGGTTTGGTGGAAACTGGAACCGCCCAAAGAATCGTCTTTCATTGGATCACCTTAAGTACCTGTACAGTATATTGGAAAAGAATACCACTGTTTCCGAAAGCAATCGTGGTCTCTTAGTGGAATCACTGCGCTGTATTGCAGAAATACTTATCTGGGGCGATCAGCATGATTCTTCTGTGTTTGA tttttttctTGAGAAAAACATGCTGTCCTACTTTTTACATATAATGCGCCAAAAAAGCGGTGGCTCGagttttgtttgtgtgcaactattgcaaacattaaatattttatttgaaaatatacgaAATGAGACATCTTTGT attATCTTTTGAGCAACAATCATGTCAATTCTATAATTGTGCACAAGTTTGATTTTTCTGATGAAGATGTAATGggttattacattttatttctaaAGACGCTCAGCCTTAAACTTAATACGCATACCATACATTTCTTCTATAACgaa CATACCAATGATTTTCCACTATATACAGAggctataaaattttttaatcaccCAGAATCTATGGTTCGAATAGCAGTCCGCACGATTTcgttaaatgtatataaagtacAGAATGCCAGTATGTTGCGGTTTATTAGAGACAA AACCGCTGCGCCTTATTTCAGCAACTTAGTTTGGTTTATAGGCAAGCATATTTTAGAACTGGATACCTGCGTTAGGACTGACATTGA TCATCAGTCGAATCAGAAGCTTTCAAATTTAGTCGCCGAACATCTAGATCATTTACATTACCTAAACGATATTTTATTACTCGAAATAGACGATTTAAATGCGGTACTTACCGAACATCTGTTACACAAACTATTCGTACCGCTATATATATTCTCACTCACGCCTGCGCCACCGCCAACATCACTTGCGGTGGTCACACAAAATCTCGCTGCAGTCCTAAATCGTCCTGTAGATATTGATATACAAGAAATCAATAATCCGCGTGTTTCATCAATTGTCGCATTGTACTTGCTGTCACTGGTATTCTTAGTTATTACACATGCACCGCTGGTACATGCGCTTGCCTGGGTCATACTCAATGGTGATCACAGTGTGTTTAAAGAGGGTGCAGCTGAAATATTAAATGCGTATGTGGAGCACCGTTTAATTATTGTACCGGGTTTTGGTGAGCCACGTGAAAGTTTGGAGCAAGCGTTGGAGACTGTCGGTGCCAACTCAACAAGCCATAGCTATGATACTGACAACCTAAATACATTAGAAGCATCAAATGCCACGAGTAGCGTGCTTGATGCAGCTGTAACAAATGCCACAGCAACCACATCCAATACAATCACCACCGTTGAGGAATGTGCAGCAAGCGATATGTGCAGAATTTCGTTGGAGACCGCTAGTGTTGCGGCGCAAGCTGTATTAAATAATGCCAAATTGGCGAACATCACCGATGaggaaaaggaaaaaatacaaaagcttGCGCAACCTACGCGCGCATTTAATGAGTTGAATCGTCCATTCTTGGAAATGGTACTGTCAGCGTTGGATTGTACGGAGAATGATTATTTGGCACTTTTGTCCTTATGCCTCATATACGCAATGGCTTACAACAGGG GTGTCAAAAACGATTGGTTTGAACAAGTACTCTCCCAAACAGCCAAAGGACCGTACAGCTACAAGACAGAGCTAATAGAACGCTTGCTGCACATAATTACGTTATCGAATCAGCCTT CCTGCCGCATACGTCTCATAACCATTGAGATTGCGCTACAATTGCTCATCACGTTTACTAAACCGTATACGGACGACGCTTGTATCACAGAGGCACAGCGTGATGCACTGTTTTCCGCACGTAACCAGTCTATGGTGGTATTGCGTAATTTCTATAAGTCTGAAGATATATTTCTCGATCTGTTCGAGGATGAGTTCAATGAGATGCGCAAAACAAATTTGAATGTTGAATTTCTATGTATGGATTCAACGATACTGCTGCCACCGACCGGCACACCACTGACGGGTATCAATTTCACACGTCGCCTGCCCTGTGGCGAAGTAGAGAAGGCACGTCGCGCTATACGTGATTTCTTTCTGCTACGCAAAACGTGCCAacaatttttgaatgaaaaagaaACCTTGCTGCCGTTAACGAACACAATGAATCTGGTGCAGGTGGATAATGTGCTCGATTTAA ATAATAGCGATTTAATTGCCTGTACTGTTATCACTAAGGAGAGCACTAAACAGCGACGCTTTCTCGTCATCGATTCGCTGCAACTAATACTCGTTGAACCAGATGCCAAATTGTTGGGTTGGGGTGTGGCTAAATTCGTTGGCTTCCTGCAGGATGTCGAAGTGGTTGGTGATAAAGACGATTCGCGCTGCCTGCACATTACGGTACATCGTGGCGGCGCGACGCACAATCGTACACCGCTGCTGTCGGCGAAATTCCTCTTTGACGATCACATACGTTGTATGGCAGCAAAGCAAAGACTGACCAAG GGCCGCAGCAAGGCGCGTCAGAAGAAAATGTACCAAATCGCGCAGCTAATTGAAATGCCTGGCCAAGTGATTGACTCGCCTGTTTATGCGGTGGCTGGTTTACGCGCGGGTAGCGTTGCAAGCAACAGTTCGCGTTCTTCGCGCGACCATCGTCCCATATTGTCGACGACAAACCGTGTGCCCGGCTTTGCTGCGGCGTTAAAGCGCGACACCAATAATGCTGGTGGCGTGTGCCGCATACAAATGGCGCAGAATCGCTCTATTGAGGG CATACGAAATGAGAGCACCGGCCGTCCGCGTCGTCGCAATTCCAATTCCAGTTCACATTCGTCGACGTCGCAAAATCGCGATGCAAACTCTTCACCAGGTCGTGAGCATACGCCGCGCAGCTCGCGTGCTAATTCACAAAGTCGTGGCGCAACACATTCACGTGACAACAGTCCGCGCATGCCCAGACCGCG ttcTGAGGAGATTCCGCTCGAGGACTTTCAACATTCGCGCAACAACAGTCCACACTCGCGTGCCAATTCCTCACATCTTAATACACCGACGCGTGCGCATACGCCATCACGTGCGCTAAATTATGAACCGATTGCTGTAACGGTGCATAATGGCACACCGCACGATACACATTCCCCAGCAGCGCATCATGCCACGCAGCTGAGTGTTCCAATTGCCAAAGAAGTTTTAGTGCCCGTCGCCAGTTCCGAAGAAACCTCATTTATTGGCAATGAGGAAGCCGCTAGCAGTGAGCAACGACGCCGCGGCATTATTGAAACAGTATAA
- the Usp8 gene encoding ubiquitin carboxyl-terminal hydrolase 8 isoform X2, with product MIVVAGVKLHIPATHILIYTSFFPLKRGRGLTGLKNLGNTCYMNSIIQCLSNTPQLTEYCITDKYKNYISRSNKTKGHIVEEVAALIKVLWNGNYKCVASKDLRYVMGQYQQIFRGIEQQDSHEFLTILMDWLHSDLQTLYVPEKPRDNITPSEKAWLEFTKAKESLILHLFYGQIKSTVKCVDCNKESATYECFSNLSLELPSNANVCYLSQCMDMYFSGERIHGWNCPNCKTKRDAVKKLDISKLPPVLVIHLKRFYADTDAVGNSYKKKQNYVRFPLENLDMTPYIAKSESRSVTPKTYQLYGVSNHYGSMESGHYTAFCKSGNYGRWFKFDDQVVSPLDTSNVVSSAAYILFYTWLPPIQITENNNAN from the exons ATGATTGTGGTCGCGGGCGTTAAATTGCATATACCGGCTACGCATATACTAATTTATACATCATTTTTTCCACTCAAGCGT GGCCGCGGTTTGACCGGCTTAAAGAACTTGGGCAACACCTGCTACATGAACAGTATAATACAGTGCCTCAGCAATACACCACAACTCACCGAATACTGCATAACGGACAAATATAAGAACTACATTAGTCGCAGCAATAAGACCAAGGGGCATATTGTCGAGGAAGTGGCGGCGCTCATTAAAGTTTTATGGAATGGCAACTACAAATGTGTAGCCAGCAAGGACTTGCGT TATGTTATGGGTCAGTACCAGCAGATATTCCGTGGCATCGAACAACAAGATTCCCACGAGTTTCTTACCATACTCATGGATTGGCTACATTCCGATTTACAAACATTATATGTACCCGAAAAGCCACGTGATAATATAACACCCTCCGAAAAGGCGTGGCTCGAATTTACCAAAGCTAAAGAGAGTCTcatattgcatttattttatggCCAAATAAAAAGTACCGTTAAATGTGTGGACTGCAACAAGGAATCCGCCACATAcgaatgtttttcaaatttaagtcTAGAGTTGCCTTCAAATGCAAATGTTTGCTATCTCAGCCAATGTATGGATATGTATTTTAGTGGCGAACGTATACACGGCTGGAATTGTCCGAATTGTAAAACGAAACGTGATGCGGTGAAAAAAttggatatctcaaaactgcCACCGGTGCTGGTGATACATCTCAAGAG GTTTTATGCCGATACCGACGCTGTGGGTAATTCttataaaaagaaacaaaactaCGTTCGCTTTCCATTGGAAAATCTTGATATGACGCCTTACATTGCCAAGTCCGAATCGCGTTCGGTGACACCGAAAACGTATCAACTATATGGCGTTTCCAATCATTATGGCTCTATGGAGAGTGGTCATTACACGGCATTTTGCAAAAGCGGCAACTATGGCAG GTGGTTCAAGTTCGATGACCAAGTCGTTTCGCCGTTAGACACATCGAATGTCGTTTCAAGCGCTGCCTACATACTTTTCTACACTTGGCTGCCGCCCATACAAATAACCGAAAATAACAACGCAAATTAG